The Antechinus flavipes isolate AdamAnt ecotype Samford, QLD, Australia chromosome 4, AdamAnt_v2, whole genome shotgun sequence genomic interval TGTGAGGCTTGAAACAAGATAATGAAGTTGAGGAAAGGGAACTAAATTCATAGTAATTTCATTAAGATCCATATTAAGGGAACCTTCAAATCTGGCAGAActgaaatatgaatattataaatgaacaaacatttaattcttatattatattcaaacttaaaaatcaacttttttcAGTTAGTGAACATTTTGTCAAGCCATTACAATATCTGACATTTAGATAATACTGTCAGGTTTAGAAAGCTCCTTCATGTATTATATTGTTATCTATATTTAGTActgtgaaatcttttttttttcctgttaagaGATCTACTAGTAGGGATGTAGATCCATGTTTCATCAGCATAAATATAGAAACTCTATTCATCAATATCAATAAGGATATCTCTTTTAAATTTAGTCTTTAAAAAAGGGTTTCATGGGTAAGTAATTTGTCTACAGTAAGGCAGCTGGAATGTGTCAAAAGCAGAATCTGAACccggtcttccagactccagggtTGGTTTTTTTTATCACTACTCAATAATGCTCTTTGtgaaatttcatttataataataatttaaagatcACACACATACCTAACAATTTTAGCATATCAacttctggattttttttaatagttaaaaacCTACAAGTCACGTTGGCTTTTCAATCTATTCAAAGAAATCTGATTTAAAATGCATCAATAGTCTCAAGTTACTCATACAAAAATTCACATACTAAGATCTTAATTACATCAAGAATGTTTAATGAAATCTCTTTAGTCTACCTGGGTACATATCACATTTTATTTACCCTATTCAAGCTTTGATTTTCCTCTATGGTTAAGTTCTTTATTTCATACTAGATAAATGATctagtttttacttttctttatgaaACTAATCTGCTAATATATGATCTGGTAAATGTATACCAAGGTCTAGACCATGGCTTCTTAagactttttccacttatgacaCCTTTTAGTCCAAGAAATTTTaatgtgactctgggtatataagtatacaaatcaaaccaattgctaataataaatcaaattttacAACCCCTATATCCAGTTgcaagaccccatatgggatcataaaaaacagtttaagaagttggggtctAGATATTTAGAATTTGAATTTCTTGTCAGCTattagaaaatctgaaaaaaaaaatcaggttcataaaatatttttttgaactAAATAGTAAATTAgttatttgcaaaataattaGTAGTAAATAACTAAGTATAAGTAACTTAAGGGTCCAGAAGCTGTATTAAGAGTGTTCTAGgtttgtaaattctttcaataataCCAGCTAACATTTTCCCAATGAGTATGCAATAAAATTACCTTGTTAAGTTGAGCAGCAAATTTCCTACAATATTGTTCATTgtatcaaatggttttttttgaggctttttcTTAATACCACCTTCATTTGAAGTTACCAAACTCTCTGGCTTCACAGTTGTTCCAGGCTTTCCAGATGTTACCATTTGATTAATTTTGCTAACGATGTCAAATAAAgacttttgaggaaaaaaatcaggagaGAAAGTAAAAATTCAATGCATATAAATGGCAAATATAGAATTGAGAAGGACAGGGGAAAATAAGTTTCTTGAATCAGAAGGTTAAGTAAAAATAgaatacactatatatatatatatatatatatcaataacaaTGTATTTATAATGTGTCAGCTGAAATATTTATAAGATAAAATACCAAGAGTGTTTCTTACTTCATTTTCGATGGGCAACACACAGTCTGCATGCTCATTAAGTTCTTTCATTGCCAAAACACTATTATATGGTGAAGTAATGACATCATCCTCaccagatggaaaaactgaagtcACAAATCTGTATACTTCTGGGAATTCATCCTCAAgcacatttaaaatatatgtgccAAGACCAGAACCTGTCCCTAAGAATGACAACAGAAGAATACATAAATTGTATGCATAATTTATAATTTGGTtacactctttttattatttctatatattccatAAGTGTACTTTCTCTCTATGAAAAACAAtacatttattccattttacattAGGAAATAAAGAGTAGTTAGTTTATAGCCACTGACTGCCATTTGTTATGAACAGAGGCttttcaagattttattttttgtaacaaCTGTGTTATGACAAAACAAATGATAGAAGAGTGAAAAAATGTGATATTAGCTTGTTTTACTTAATATAACAATTATAAAATGTAGCTATTCaagtataaattttaatttttaaaattaatactaAAAATTAAATGCAACTATTTGTGAAgtttattcaaaaattaaaatgttatatgaaaatTTCTACATCAATTAGAAAAAGTTCCTGTGGTTTAAAAAACAAAGCCTAAAATACTACTGTTCTAAAATGTGCTTATATCTGTGCTGATTTTCAGTTCTGCTATAGTTAATAtgaatacattatatatgtagttggaaaaggcttttaatattctaaaagaatgggaaattgtTATCTGTGAAGCTGTAAAAAGCTATCacaaaatgtaaattaaactatTTATGTAAAATCATTCAAAACATTAATTCTGTTAGGACGTTAAGAAAACTTGCTACCAAATTTAATGTAAACTGCATCTTCAATGTTATAATAGGAtcttaaatatatgtacattcacACAACCCTCATATTAGCATTAAGCAGTGCCAAGTTTCCATTTGCAAAACTGGCCAGTTCTGTTTTAGATTTCAAAAGATTCTAATGTCTTCCACTTCATGGATAGGTAAAAATTCAGTTCCTATTCACGAGCTTTCTCAAATTCAGTAGTATATTCATTTCCAGGTCCCTCTTAGTAGGCTAAGGAATGATTAATTAAATAATACCACATATATCGATTATAGGCtctaaaaaggaatttatttaaaattatacagTCAGTTCTAATTAAACAGCTGTGGACAATTACAAGAAAGAAGACTTACCTCCTCCCATGGAGTGAATTATAAAGAAACACTGCAAACAATCACAGTGCTCTGCTGTCTGTCTGAGTCTCTCTACAATTTGATCCCGGTACAGAGAACCAAAAAATTTGTACCCTActgccctgaaaaaaaaaacattaaatcaaaatgaaacGAACAAGACCTTTTACACTTAATATctcctgatttttccttttctgagacaTACAAGCAAGCATAATGTACTTTTCCTCCCtaaaaaactatatattattGCCAATCTGTAGTTTCATAGCTTCACAGGCAGGGCTTAGCAATGGAAAGAGATTTTATAGGTCCCATTTAGTCTAATCCCCtcactttccagatgagaaaactgagactcagagaggttatgAACATCTCACAGGTAAAATTGCAGATCTTGGACTTGAATCTAAACCTTTTGGGTTCAAATACAGTGCAACTTTTAATATAcaatatgctttcttttttaatgtaaatttacTTCATATTGTAATACTATATGAAATCCACATGGAACATTTAACCAACTTATATAAAGTCTAAAATATCTTAAAGGGCATTCTTATCAATGGACAAGGAACTGTGTTTTTCCAAATTCATCTTTGCTCCAAGATTTTATCTAAAATGTTtaagtatataatttattttgtcccCTTTATTCTTCCCTAGTATAGATATTAGTACTATATTTGTTTCACAGGAGTTTTGTAagagtattttctttctcagtttttgatAGACCAATAAATTCATCTAGACCAGAGTTTTTTCTCTTTAGCAATTCCTTAGTTCtagtttcttttctgaaattggaTAATTTAAGATCACTAATTGGTGTTATTAAGCTTAAGtagcttgtttttttaaaaataagtcttttatttcttttttgttcatttgttggCATGTAATTGTGCATAGTAAactaacaattattttgttttttaatatcttttgattttacctttttttcaattattttgttgatcttatttcctttctctttcaaaaaaaaaaatcagactggCTAACGatttatcaatttcattttttcaaattcaattttattttcagtttcatctCCCCgactgagaaagcaagaaatataacCTATATTACACATAAAAAAGTTATGCATCTGCATTAGCCACATTATTCATTTCAAAGAAccagtttttagttttattagttctgTAATCCTTTTGGTTCCTAATTTAATGATTTCTTctctaatattaaaaattttctcttttgtacttATCCAAGGTTTATATGTtggattttaaatgttttaaagtgAACATTCAGTTAagtattcctttttctaatttgctAATATATGTTCTTAGGTACGTTATTTTTTCCTGAGGATTACTATAGCATCCTAGAAATTTGAGCATACTGTCTAATCATTATTATTCACATAAttactgtttctatgatttgttttttgacccatTCATTTAAGATTTCATTAAGCCTCCACTGCAGGTTTATGCCTTTTGTTTGTACTCCCTGAACGAATGAATCATTTTTACTGTGTGGTGTCTGGAAAAGATATGTATAATATTTCTAACtttacacatttatttttaatttctctgtgctGGTGTATATAGGTATAGTCTTTACTGGTATCATTTAGAAGGCCCTATAAaccttttatttctaattttctgacAGTTTGTTCAATtctctattttcccttttattgatttttctgttAGATAATCTATGCCCAACCCTGGCAGAGGAAAATTAAAGTCTCCTATTGTTGTGTTACtatttatattttcacaattcagttaatttttcctttatgagtTTAGATCCTATGTATTTTgagtatataattttaatattggtGTTGGTTTCTTGTATATCTTTAATTGTTTATATTGTCAATTTTCCCTTTGTGTAAAAGCATGATTGCATATCGCCTTTTTGGAGATTCACCTGATGCACAGCAAATTTTGTTCtagtctttctctttcattctattCATATCTTTGCTTTTTCCATGTATTGTAAGTAATatattttagggttttcttcATTGTCCTTTGCTGGTTGAGTCTTTATTAAGGTTCTTTTGGCTTCCTTATTAAAGCTATTGATTTACATTAAACTATCCTAGAAAATTGCGATATCTGGTATCCAAATTCATTGTCTCACTTTTTATATGGACATAACCCTAGGTTTAGGAAGATTATGCTAGGGGAGCACAAGGCCTAGCGGATTCAATTGTACTAGAAAGATTTAGACTATGATGATATACTGCATTCTGCTTTCCCAAGATCATCATCATTAGTCTGGCCACTATGTGATAAATTCTTTGGCCATAACACTtcctaaagaaaaatacaaaatcgTCCTTAGGCTTAGCTGGTTTATTAACACTTCTGCAGTGGTAATGACAGAAAAGGAGGCAGAAGCTACTAAGAATCATATAGGCTTTACAAggtcatttttacatattaaaggatcaagacaaatatatttaaacattcttaatataaatgattgaaaaaacAAGGGATCTCTAATCCTATTGCTCTAGATGTTAGAGATAGAGGAGAGATACAATGAATGAGGGAGATTTCTTTTAACACTATGAAGATATTAATTACTGTCTGTCACTGCTTGCCCTCAACATGTGTCTGATCAGTCCATATTCTCCTTCTATATATTTCGCTGAGATCTTTCATTCTTATTCTTTGAAACTGCTCATTGGTTGTAGGTTGCATTCTGATTACAACTAACCTCTTCTTTGATAGTGACagtaattttcaattctttggagTCTGCTCAGTTTAATATATTATTGTCATACAACAGTGGTAGAATGATTTAAACAAGGATGAACATGAATTTAGAAGAATTGAGTTTATTTAAGGAATGCTGTAATTTCCTGAAGCAATcaagtcttttttccccctcctattTAATTCTAGGTTCAAATCATTGTCCATTTGTGCTAAGATATATAAGCTCTGAGGCAAAATTTACCAAACATCACAAAAAATGACTAATAGAGAATGATAAGTAGTACTGtctcatgaaataataaaaagggaaaggataaatACATTTGTAGAAAACTTGGTAAGATAAGCAATCAAGCCAAATCACACAAAAGATAATTAAAGATAGAATCGGAATAATGATAGaactaaaatatgtaaagagatctgtcaaaacttttaaaagactattttcttCAATACTGAAATTGAAGGCCTGCATTTTGACTCTAATGTGCTAAAGAAAtaatactaaagaaaacaaaataaaaaaaaaccagatgACTAAATATACTCTGAGATCTTTGTTGGAAGTGACAATTTCGAGGGTCTTACTTTTCAAGATATCTAAAATagggaaatgattaaaaattaatgcTTATCATAACTACCCAAGAAAGATCACTGAGAAAATTTCAAGTATCAATGCATATGCCTACTTTCCTATTCCTTCAAAATTTGTATAAGaagatttcaataaaataatCTACACATACACTGAAGACATCTCTGATGAAGGTCAGGCTTTTGCAAAGGCTATCCTTTAGCAGACCACATCATTATATTATACACTGCTGACAGAAAAGTTCAGAAAATACAAGGTTCCATTTAGGCTGTTTTTGTTGATCATATAAAAGCATTTAGTTAGAGGCTCTCCTCTAACACGTTTCCCAAACATATGTGAAAATTATGAAACATTACTTTAAAAATGCAACAATGGAGAACTTTGATGACCCTTTGATTATTGATAAAGCAGGGCATAAAATATGCTCACTATAGGtctttgtaaatattataaaGGATGCCCACCAAAGAATATAAATGGATAAGGAATTCTCATAGATGTTGAAGTCCTTCAAATGTTATTAGCAGACAATTAGTAGATGCTGATAAACATTAAAGACAAACTGTATTGTCTCCTAAGTGAGATCAAAGATTTCTGCATAAACTGATCTAACTATTcttacagggggaaaaaagggtaGATGAAGAATGTCCATTCTATAATATACAGTTGGTTGAACAGAGCTGATCCATTAGTGCATCTATTTTGGCAAACATAGATGGACAATGAACTGATCCTAAAACTAAAGAGAAATACAATAGGTTAGATTACACTTGGGAAATtgtgaagtatttttttaaatgatttcaaattTTAATATGGAACAACTTTTTAATATCAACATTCTTTTCCAGGGATATTACATGGCTGTAAGTCATGTAATTATCAGTCTCCAAAGATTTATAGATAGTCAAAGCACAATGGAGAAAACACATAGTGAGTTTGGATAGGTAACAACAAAATCAGCATACAATATATGATAAAGAGAGTCCAAGGAGCCAGTGTGCTTCATTCGTACCCATATAATGTTGAAAGACCCAAAGATACCTGCAGTACTTTGGATAGACAGCCCATCTTCTTCATTATAAGAAAACATGAACAAGAGACACATAAGATGAGAGAAAGCATGGACAGAAAGGTTACAATTTATATCATGAGAGGGAATAACTACATCAATAAGGTTATAGATTGTATTTTCTTAGAATTTTGTTCTTGATGAAAACAcaaaattgaatattataaaaaattttaaaaaaacaggagaaaatatcacttcagaaaacattttaaaaataacaagtctataaaagtttaaaatgtgaAGAAGGAAGTAAATCAAagactatttctattttattgagaaaacatattttacaaaaaataaaaatagtataaatGTAGTTTTTTTGGTAATATTGTAACTAATAAATTCATGCTATAggatttctatttcatcaaatataatGTGAATATATTAATTGTAAGCTAATGAGTAATTATAAGATGATGAATGAATCCTGGGATGCCATTCTGGCTAGGCTTAAGACTAGAATTAGTTGGTTCTGTCACATACTAGCCCAACCTTTTTAATCCCCAGTTTTTCTATACATAAAATCGAAAGAATAAATCTTGTACTACCTACCTCAAACCTATTGTGATAAAATTCTTTCATAATTtacaaaaactaaataaatattgtggtgttactgtttttctctttttttatttttttttttggcattaatTCTTTTAAGCAGCTAGATAAAAACTAAATCTAAGAATTTAAAGCTCCAAATCACAGAAGGATATTAAGTAATAATCTGTTAATCAAGGAAACCTTAAAGACCAAATATCATAGGTAAATGGTTAAACAGATCTAAAAATTTCActattagaaatttattttctaaaacatttttgtataagtCTTGAAAATTTCCAGCAGCAAAGTAATATGGgaaaatttttcctctctctcccctcctcaaaaagtgataaaaaaaatctgagggttattaataatgcaaaacaaaatatatagctCTCTAAGAAactaggtttattttatatatcaaagGGAAATGGGATCAAAGACAAAAGCTAGCAACTGAAAAGCTAATAGAAAGCGAGACATACCAATAAGTATGGGAGTGTACTTTCATACTAAAAACtcctttaatatatttcttttatacatGCAATAGCATCtactagaaaaaaaagttgattgcTTCAGTTTTAGCTGCTGTTTTACATATTCTCACCAATTATTCCCTGAGCCAGAAATACTTGTGATGAGTTGCTTGCTATCAAATATATCTTTCAATGGTCCCTGAAGGATTTCATTTACTACTCCTTCTTCCATGTCAATCAAGACTGcctaagaaaaaagaattaaagtttaATTAGCATATTTCACTTCAAATTCATTACCCAATGAAATCAACACATttaaattgaaacaatttttttttccagatttaattaaaatgttcCATTAAGAAAACTGTTTCAGAAACAGTTTAAAAGGAAATGTAACTTTTATTAAAAGgtaaaattcacttaaaaattgGATTTTACTAGTACTCTATCTTATTCCAAAAAAAAGGACATAAAGTCAACATacattcacattttattttccccaaatctccTATTTTACTAGAAAGATATAATGACCTTTGCTAATAATAAATAGGTCAAACCTaattacaaatacaaagaaattgactttttttgggggagagtaAACAATATTTTAATCAAATGATTCCATGATCATTACAAAGCTGTTAacacttttgtttatttgttacgGAGGAACTAAGTGATGTGGATAAGCTTTTTTTCTGTTAGTGAGACAAGATTCAAAAatgcaattcaacaaacatgcattaaatattttctcttatacAGTGTATAAAAAGTTGAAATGTTGGGTGAGAAAACATTActaatacacaaatatatttaatgtatataaataaaacctatattagactgtttgctgtcttggggagtgaaaggagggagaaaaaaatttgggactcaaactcttacaaaagtgaatgttgaaaactacatgtaactggaaaaagtaaaatattattaaatgaaaaaaatgttgggTGAAATTTGAAGTTTACATAAAATTTGTTCTTCAGCAGGCAAATATGATGTGAACAAAAAACATACATGCCAAAAAGCAGAAAGAGGTGTAAGAAAAAGACCATAAATGACTTGGAATAGGAAGAGCAGAATATGAATTGGCATCTGATAACCAGTCAGGGTATAAAACTAGAGAGCATTTATTCCAGGCAAGAGACATAAAACAGTTGAGTATTTGGAAggtattaa includes:
- the TUBE1 gene encoding tubulin epsilon chain isoform X2; the encoded protein is MAQSVIVQVGQCGNQVGCCFWDLALREHAAVNKKGIYDDSLKNFFRNVDTRGAGDGVDISKGKICSLKARAVLIDMEEGVVNEILQGPLKDIFDSKQLITSISGSGNNWAVGYKFFGSLYRDQIVERLRQTAEHCDCLQCFFIIHSMGGGTGSGLGTYILNVLEDEFPEVYRFVTSVFPSGEDDVITSPYNSVLAMKELNEHADCVLPIENESLFDIVSKINQMVTSGKPGTTVKPESLVTSNEGGIKKKPQKKPFDTMNNIVGNLLLNLTSSARFEGSLNMDLNEITMNLVPFPQLHYLVSSLTPLYTLADVNIPPRRLKSSLHFVSWNQEGWKTSLCSVPPVGHSHSLLALANNTCVKPTFIELKRRFTKLYKKKAHLHHYLQVDGMEESCFTEAVSSLSSLIERYDELDATKDLPVEDQLRLNIVI